Proteins co-encoded in one Aphelocoma coerulescens isolate FSJ_1873_10779 chromosome 21, UR_Acoe_1.0, whole genome shotgun sequence genomic window:
- the DFFB gene encoding LOW QUALITY PROTEIN: DNA fragmentation factor subunit beta (The sequence of the model RefSeq protein was modified relative to this genomic sequence to represent the inferred CDS: inserted 2 bases in 1 codon): MAEPLRPFRLRGCGGPQKFGVAAGSLRGLLRKGCRLLQLPLPGSRLCLYEDGTELTESYFRALPPQTELVLLGPGESWRGCECGAGRGARGQRRRRGLSRCRLTCPRXASDIERLLAAFCSQQDAVVEAARRLLTDERAPHRQKLLADLIHNLSENILAEDKEDDKKWFEGLESRFRNKSSYLRHSCESRMRGYMREVSGFISNVHPAARDAYRGIIDLMADKLKSVKYNGCYFDRREEEEAARLCTAEGWFSCQGPFDKDDCPCKHSINPYSNRESRILFSTWNLDHIIEKKRAVVPELAEAVKTRDGREVNWEYFYQLLFTLDNLKLVHIACHKKTNHNLSCDKTRIYRKRKQTHEIS, encoded by the exons atgGCGGAGCCGCTGCGGCCCTTCCGCCTGCGCGGGTGCGGCGGCCCGCAGAAGTTCGGGGTGGCGGCCGGGAGCCTGCGCGGGTTGCTGAGGAAGGGCTGCCGGCTGCTGCAG CTTCCCCTGCCAGGCAGCCGCCTCTGCCTCTACGAGGACGGGACGGAGCTGACCGAGAGCTACTTCCGAGCGCTGCCGCCGCAGAcggagctggtgctgctgggcccCGGGGAGAGCTGGCGGGGCTGTGagtgcggggccgggcggggggcgcgggggcagCGCCGGCGCCGGGGGCTCAGCCGGTGCCGCCTCACCTGCCCCAG TGCCAGCGACATCGAGCGGCTCCTGGCCGCGttctgcagccagcaggacGCTGTGGTGGAGGCTGCGCGGAGGCTGCTGACGGACGAGCGGGCTCCCCACAGGCAGAAGCTGCTGGCGGATCTCATCCACAACCTGAGCGAAAACATCCTGGCCGAGGACAAGGAAGACGACAAGAAATGGTTTGAAG GGCTGGAGTCTCGGTTCAGGAACAAATCCAGCTACCTGCGGCATAGCTGTGAGAGCAGAATGCGGGGCTACATGAGAGAG GTTAGTGGTTTTATTTCAAACGTTCATCCTGCAGCACGAGATGCCTACAGAGGGATAATCGACCTGATGGCAGATAAACTGAAATCTGTGAAGTACAATGGGTGCTACTTTGAcagaagggaggaggaggaggcagcgcGCCTGTGCACGGCAGAGGGGTGGTTCTCCTGTCAG GGCCCTTTCGACAAAGACGACTGCCCGTGTAAGCATTCCATCAACCCCTACAGCAACAGGGAAAGCAGGATCCTCTTCAGCACCTGGAATCTCGACCACAT AATTGAGAAGAAACGTGCTGTTGTCCCAGAACTGGCAGAAGCTGTCAAAACACGAGACGGGAGAGAAGTGAACTGGGAATACTTCTATCAGCTGCTGTTTACCCTGGATAATTTAAAACTCGTACATATTGCTTGTCATAAGAAAACCAATCATAACCTCAGCTGTGACAAAACCCGAATTTACAGAAAGAGGAAGCAAACCCATGAGATTTCCTAG
- the C21H1orf174 gene encoding UPF0688 protein C1orf174 homolog produces the protein MAAGGAARGRRPSDTRGPARPARPRPRPRQRARRSAKAAPAADPAQPAGEAADTASPCSSHEAVEGQHAKRMKCEENSLKSELEGLTYESGNLAALGETPKTFDGDVGSEDPGDSSIIQQEKDESIPETDEGKQGKEHGVSLEPQAVKSSGTPLKMGGFLHHHHVFSEEESSCGSFDGATSEDADRPRRPMLLEHSSGLSDEDSNQPMPVHRFFGDVELDLPAVVLPSMTRSRREARKLHFIAKEDDDDEEEEKEEEDVV, from the exons ATGGCGGCCGGtggcgctgcgcggggccggagGCCCTCGGACacccgcggccccgctcgcccGGCCCGGCCACGGCCACGGCCACGGCAGCGGGCCCGGCGCTCCGCGAAGGCGGCCCCGGCAGCCGACCCTGCACAGCCCGCGGGGGAAGCAGCCGACACGGCGAGCCCG tgttCATCGCATGAAGCTGTTGAAGGACAGCATGCAAAGAGGATGAAATGTGAAGAAAACAGTCTAAAATCAGAGCTAGAAGGACTCACATATGAAAGTGGAAACCTTGCTGCACTGGGGGAAACACCTAAAACATTTGATGGGGATGTAGGTTCAGAAGATCCAGGAGACAGCAGTATTATCCAACAGGAAAAAGATGAAAGCATTCCAGAGACTGATGaagggaagcagggaaaggagCATGGTGTTTCTCTGGAGCCACAAGCAGTAAAATCCAGCGGTACTCCATTAAAAATGGGTGGGTTTCTGCACCACCATCACGTGTTCAGCGAAGAGGAGAGCAGCTGTGGGAGCTTTGACGGGGCCACCTCGGAGGATGCGGATCGCCCACGGAGGCCGATGCTCCTGGAGCACAGCAGCGGCCTCTCGGATGAGGACAGCAACCAGCCCATGCCAGTGCACCGGTTCTTTGGAGATGTTGAGCTG GATCTCCCAGCAGTTGTGCTCCCAAGCATGACCAGGAGCAGGCGAGAAGCCAGGAAGCTCCACTTCATTGCAaaggaagatgatgatgatgaggaggaagagaaggaggaggaggatgttgTCTAA